In Cicer arietinum cultivar CDC Frontier isolate Library 1 chromosome 7, Cicar.CDCFrontier_v2.0, whole genome shotgun sequence, the genomic window attttattttttaatatgttatacTTACAAATGagactatatatataatattagtataggtattCTACTTCTTGGAAATTTAGGTGAAGGGCACAAAACAAATGAAGCATTTTTTTATCTTACATAACCAAAACTAAAaccatattattatataaaattagataacACAAACCAATTAGCAACCTAAAATTTAACCACCTCTAATCCCccttaattaatataaaattactcATCAAATAATCACTCAAGCAAGCATTCATTTTTTGTGACAAATTAAATAACCATATGGAGGGAACTTTACATGTCTTAAAAATGAGACAAGTTATGAACCTCACAATAATTTCTTCCTTAAGAGATAGATTCAACATGGGAGGATTGGTGATATTGATATGCATGGTTGTTTCATGGATATTGATACATAGATGGAGTCAAAGGAACAAAAAAGGCCCCAAAACTTGGCCTTTTCTTGGAGCTGCCATTGAACAATTGATGAACTATGATAGAATGCATGATTGGCTTGTTCAATATTTTTCCAAGTCCAAAACTATTGTGGTCCCTATGCCTTTCACAACTTATACATATATTGCTGATCCTGTTAATGTGGAACATGTACTTAAGACCAACTTCAATAATTATCCAAAGGTAATGTGTTTTTCACTTTAATATCCATTATTGATTTCAGTAAAATGTTTGGATTCATtaacacataaaattaattttgaaatgtttatgtgtttttaagtaaaattaGTTGGTTGAATATGAGATTTGAGACTTTTACCTCTAAATACAATTTTCTCTCTCAAATTCACTTAACCCTCTAATTTTTAGCATAAAAGACACTAGTTATCTACAATTCAGTCAAAAGTAAGTAAAgtctaattaaaaattattctaattaaaatttaaattcagaattttctaaataattgttttttgttttaatttgaatcAAACTATTTGATTAATTCACTTTTACTTTTCATAAacgaatttaaatataaattattttatgttgaactcacattttaatttttcaccGCAGAACTAACACACACTAAGCCATATGGGAGATATTTTAGTGTAGGACCatgtttaatattattttttaacttgcATCATATTACtgcatttgatgaaaatatttttgattctAAATGTAGGGTGAAGTGTACCATTCATACATGGAAGTTTTACTTGGTCATGGAATATTCAATGTAGATGGAGAGCTTTGGAAGAAACAAAGGAAAACTGCAAGCTTAGAATTTGCATCTAGAAATTTAAGGGATTTCAGCACCAAAgttttcaaggagtatgctttAAAACTCTCATCCATTCTATGCCAAGCATCTTTCCTCAACCAACAAATAGACATGCAGGTgctacaaataaaaaacattaaatatgattttagttatggtatttttgttttgttttagtcttGTAAATTCTTTTGTTTAGATTCAGTCTCTGCAAattctaaaatagttatttttagttatttacgTCATACATGATCTAATAAAATTATGTCACGTGGTTCAATAAGTCGATGACATggactaaaaataaaagtttttgattttgtagagactaaatccaaacaaaaaacttaCAGGTATTAAAACAACAAAACGATATAATTGCAGtgactaaaataatatttaaatatatttttattgaaaatttcaaaatttatttcctCAATAGAGGTTGCATTTATTGATGATGTTTTGAAATGTGAATTTGTAGGAGTTGTTGATGAGAATGACATTAGACTCCATATGCAAAGTTGGTTTTGGAGTTGAAATTGGAACTTTGAATCCAAACTCACCCAACAATTCTTTTGCTCAAGCTTTTGATACTGCAAATATCATTGTAACACTTAGGTTCATTGATCCTTTAtggaaaattaagaaaattctaaatttagGCTCAGAAGCACAACTTGACAAGAGCATCAAAATCATTGATGATTTCACTTATTCAGTTATAAGAAGAAGGAAGGCAGAGATTGAGGATGCTAAAAAGAATGGCCAACAAAATCAGGTACTATACTTATAAAATTGTCCTCCAATCACGTATCATATTTTGTACGACATTTAACATAGATATTATTaaagttatttgtttttgtaataCAACGATTATGATTAAATGACAGTAAAAAATATTGACATTATCAGTGTATATTAGTTAATCTGTATAGAAGCGTCATAGAAACCATGAAACAAAACCTTTTATTGGTGTTCAAAATCTAAGGTTACATATTAACATATAACTATTATCTTATTAAAAACagataaaaaatgatatattatcaAGATTCATAGAATTGGGAGGAAACAATGCAAGTGAAAAAAGTTTGAGAGATGTTGTTTTGAACTTTGTGATCGCCGGTCGCGACACGACTGCAACAACTCTATCATGGGCTATATATATGGTGATGACACATTGTCATGTTGCTGAAAAACTTTACTTTGAGCTCAAAACTTTTGAGGAGAATCAAGCAAAGGAAGAAAATGTTACATTGTCTCAATGTGACAAAGATGAGCCAGGATTGTTCAAAGAAAGAGTAGAGCAATTTTCAAAGTTATTGAATAAAGATTCATTGGAGAGGCTTCACTATTTGCATGCTGTCATAACTGAGACACTGAGATTGTATCCAGCTGTTCCTCAGgtatgtattttttcttttttacatttCTTTGGTGCTTGTTGGTGTTATGAAAACTCTACAAAAGTGAGAGTGTTAGTTAGAAGAGAAATTTTTGCAACAAATTCTCCAACACACTCTTTTCTTTTTAGCAGTCTTAggataaatcaattttattataatacagtctaaaaatgtgtttataagtAGTGTATAGTTTTCAACTTACAAGTCGGTTTTATAGAGTTATACTTAgtttaactcaaattttaaaatatgttgtaaCAAAGTTCGGCCAATAACACCTATGTACAAAACAATTGTAGTTCTTTTATATTAGATtaaatgaattagaatttatagaatacaaatgaaaacataaaacatattGTAGAAACAAATAGATCCTAAAGATTTTGCTTTACATATTGTTGATTTGTAGGATCCAAAGGGTGTGATGGAGGATGATGTGTTGCCAGATGGTACAAAAATAAAAGCAGGAGGCATGGTAACTTATGTTCCATATTCAATGGGAAGGATGGAATATAATTGGGGCCCTGATGCAGCTTTATTTAAACCTGAAAGATGGTTCAAGGATGGTGTTCTTCAAAATGAATCTCCATTCAAATTCACAGCTTTTCAGGTAAATAACTTAACCTATATTGTTGAATCTATAGTaacaaaatgttaatcaaatttgTCACGATCTGTTATGTTATCAAATGTTGCAATACATCCCTAACATTATTTCCTTAGGTTCAAATTCATCTCCAATATTATCAacttaatatcatattttttttttatcttaaacttAATATCATTCTAGTCCTTGCAAAATAGCAATAAAGGAACGAATTTGATTAATATAGTGCAATTTCAGTGATATttgaaaatatcaataatataagggactaaattgatatttaatcTAACAATGTATAATTGTAAAGAAGGTATTGCAAGTtagtttgattttgattttgattatacAGGCAGGGCCAAGGATATGTCTTGGTAAGGACTCTGCATATCTTCAAATGAGGATGGTGTTGGCCATTTTGTGCAGATTTTACAAATTCAATTTGGTGGCTGGTCATCCAGTGAAATATAGAATGATGACTATTTTATCAATGGCACATGGTTTGAAACTTACCATAGAGAAACGTTCTTGATATGCTTCCATAAATACATTATGATGATGATATGTTACATAAGCATTGTGATCACATGTTGATGAGGaagaataaattataatatgtatgaatagtacaaaaaattataatacgtATGAATagtacaaaaaattatatacaaatagaaaaattCTTTGACTAATTTCATATTTTCCTTTCACAATGATCACTCTTATAAGAATTATTAAACCTATTAGACCAAAAACAAACATATACTCAATCTAGTCGTCTTACACTATGTTTGAGAGTTTAGACGGAATATTGAATTTAAGGGAAAGGGGAGTACACGAAAAAATagatagattttttattttttatgataaagttTTTATaggaaataataaataaatgttagtgattaatatattttaatatttaaattattataacaacatagattgaatttgaataatttatcaAAGCCATCTAAAATCCTCATTCAATGTAATTTTTGAATTCCCCAAATTCAAAGGATTTTGTATTGTGAAGAAAATTAAATTCCCAAAGTCCCTCATTCTTTCCACTTcatcattcatttttttcaaaattctcCTCTCATAAACTCCAAACAAATCCTAAACAAACTCAAAGCCCAAGATCTCAAGACCTAGCTAAAATGGTTGAACTGAATACACAGGAAAAAGTTTGAGAAGGAGGTCCATGATTTAAACTTTAGCTAGATACTAACATAACATACTAATAagtaatatttgtttataagaGAAATAAACTAAACCAACTCATTGACTCAAGATCTAGGTTTACCTTCTTATTCATTTCATATGGACTAATATTTTgggatattttttatttttttatttttatttttttataaaaaaaaaaaagaagatatcaTTTAATGCAATCATAGAGACTAATCTTCTCTTGTAACTGAGATATTTAATagactaatattttttaacataactttttttaatatgtatgagTAAAATATTGAACTCTTAACCAAATAGTCAGGAGACTTAAGTATCTATTACTTGTGTCACGTTATGTTAGTTATTATTACAACAATTTTAAGTGTATAATAAAGATTTATTGTCttagtaattttaaaaatattttttttatacatataaaagTGAATATAATTGTTACAAGAAAGTAGGTTTAAATTGTGACCCCATTTTTTTAGTCAATACTTTTATAAAATCTTTCTTAAGATAATACTTAGAAATTTTAGATCAGTACAATGAGCCTACTCGTACTTCAGAAGGTTCAAGAACAGATACAATCTCAAAGTGACAATGGTGTGATTtagtgaaataataaaatattaaaaagataaagatAAGAAAATCATACATAAGAAATGTTATGATTCACTTAACGTGAGCTAATACAGTCCTCACAACCTGTGAGATTTTCACTAGTAAGTTGAGCAACATTTCAACTTAATCTTTTTCCTTTAGTTACACTTGActataaacttatattttcttagAAATTTGATAGTTTTGCACTTAAAAAGTGGAATATGATTAATTGTAGTCTCTTGGAGATTGAAGTTTAAACAAccttctatttatagacttCTTTTTTGAGTAAGTTTCTTGAACATCCTCTGTGATATGAGTAAACATCATATTCAATCTAGGTAAATGTCATTTTCTTTGAGGATGTTAATGAGCATCCTCTTCTTGCAATGAGCTATAAATGAGCTTCCAATTTGTATTTGTAATGCATAACGTTCTCTTCTCATGTATAATTATTCTCAACATTAAAAATTCTTCATGAACATGCATGAATATGACTCgaaaatagaaatcaaatttgCATAAAGTGTATTTTTGTCTTTGTATACGTGATCAATGTTCCTTTCACAAGATTATTTGTTCTTATGTGACTTGAGAGAATGTTCTATTGTATTATGACATTTATTCCTTTTGAtaatcaataaatgcattttttcttcttccactTTTGTCATAAATGAATATCCTCTAATCTTCAATTGATGAGATTGATGATAAGCACTTCTAGTTTTGAGGATGATGAATATTTCTATGTATGTGTATGTTTCAAAGGTTTGTCTAaacttcattaaaaaaatatctaatacACTAAAGAACACATTAAAAATTCTTCATGAACATGCATGAGTATGACTCgaaaatagaaatcaaatttgCGCAAAGTGTATTTTTGTCTTTGTAAACGTGATCAATGTTCCTTTCACAAGATTATTTGTTCTTATGTGACTTAAGAGAATGTTTCATTGTATTATGACATTTATTCCTTTTGAtaatcaataaatgcatttttcctTCTTCCACTTTTGTCATAAATGAATATCCTCTAATCTTCAATTGATGAGATTGATGATAAGCACTTCTAGTTTTGAGGATGATGAATATTTTATGTGTATGTTTCAAAGACTTGTCTAaacttcattaaaaaatatcttatgaTTAATACACTACAAAACACATATTAAATCACTTAATAAAATCAGTATTAATTAGATCTTTGTCTAATTATAATTTGTTATCactaaaacaatttaattaatagattTTATCTCAACAAAACTATCAAAGCTTGAGTTTAGTATAAAGGGGTAGTCTCCTACAAAATGATAAATCATGGTTCAAGTTCTGGTTAGAAAATGCAATAAGCACCTACATTTAGTGTTCAAGAAATACCTCAAAAAGAGAAAACCTCAAAGAAAAAATAGTAATGTCTcaactttttctttcaaaatttatGTTCCTAATTTGTCTAAAATAAATTGGCAATGTCCTTGAATATAATACTCACATTGACCCAAAAT contains:
- the LOC101510760 gene encoding cytochrome P450 704B1; protein product: MEGTLHVLKMRQVMNLTIISSLRDRFNMGGLVILICMVVSWILIHRWSQRNKKGPKTWPFLGAAIEQLMNYDRMHDWLVQYFSKSKTIVVPMPFTTYTYIADPVNVEHVLKTNFNNYPKGEVYHSYMEVLLGHGIFNVDGELWKKQRKTASLEFASRNLRDFSTKVFKEYALKLSSILCQASFLNQQIDMQELLMRMTLDSICKVGFGVEIGTLNPNSPNNSFAQAFDTANIIVTLRFIDPLWKIKKILNLGSEAQLDKSIKIIDDFTYSVIRRRKAEIEDAKKNGQQNQIKNDILSRFIELGGNNASEKSLRDVVLNFVIAGRDTTATTLSWAIYMVMTHCHVAEKLYFELKTFEENQAKEENVTLSQCDKDEPGLFKERVEQFSKLLNKDSLERLHYLHAVITETLRLYPAVPQDPKGVMEDDVLPDGTKIKAGGMVTYVPYSMGRMEYNWGPDAALFKPERWFKDGVLQNESPFKFTAFQAGPRICLGKDSAYLQMRMVLAILCRFYKFNLVAGHPVKYRMMTILSMAHGLKLTIEKRS